The following coding sequences are from one Coffea arabica cultivar ET-39 chromosome 11e, Coffea Arabica ET-39 HiFi, whole genome shotgun sequence window:
- the LOC113719626 gene encoding putative disease resistance protein At1g50180 isoform X1, with product MAESLSSTLSSAVQIIGKLVIEEVKFLQGVSERVRLLHDDLKGIQRFLRYADTKQTARDSIQQWVPEFRAVAYEAIDLVEDYVLRVSISSNGGCCTLKRIACMATEGYARHNLGVEIQSLRNRISNLTKNFGEYGHVMTRTEEGESSAPSRLQQLRRTRSSVADKDVVELPDDVQVLVKYLLNEVAEHKISVASIFGMGGIGKTTLARKVYHHGRLKDYFEGFAWVCVSQQWQPNDLLQGILLKLTPEQSNQIMTSKQDGLERLLQHHLQDNKCLIVLDDLWSTEAWDCLKDVIPVSEDGSKILLTTRNEDVAAYVGPNGYHHKLRCLTEEESWELLRKKSLWESNGAGCEDLGKMEELGKKMLNNCRGLPLALVVLGGILRTKKTLKEWKEVHENIKSYLARGEKIGKEGEVPKILAYSYYDLPWQLKPCFLYLGKFREDSDIRAESLYQMWMGEGMIFENDRREQETMMDVAERYLKELAIRCMVEIKAYEEGKHAVTKLESCRLHDLMRDLCLDKAKEENLYKLVDRSPSQDSPPTTEAQFGLVLRLLPEDISQYKFPPKEQTKHLCSFLCDPLAGKGQLPIPGVRIMSQVKNLKMLRVLAMLSFNMASQSCYLKSPLGYVSKLIHLRCLRLRGQSINLPYSLGNLKYLETLDLSGSDNSCRIPNVLWKLERFRYLYLPNWWLGPQHKWGPQPKLQLSKQLEILESFDNRFCYPKDVCKLSNLRSFKANVYKNLEDLERIINHISNLDCLRISSLIIRSCNFGKTNSNNSNDSNGSLDVLSRVLFSRNIHELEIRNSLCKKLPDYQSQTVPHPAGLTQLSLSYSGIEEDPMATLEKLPKLRILELGPKSFLGQEMSCHSMGFPQLKDLVLFGLGNLMQWKVDEGAMPKLSGLRIEVCTTLEMIPDGLRCLTTLEEVSLAGMPEEFNNRVRIENGQQGEDYDKISHVPSVKIYRRVKGVIGYQVETVCPSNPV from the exons ATGGCAGAGAGCCTATCCTCAACCCTATCCTCTGCAGTGCAGATTATAGGTAAACTGGTTATTGAAGAAGTAAAGTTTCTACAAGGCGTTAGCGAGAGAGTCAGACTCCTTCATGACGATCTCAAAGGGATACAAAGGTTCTTAAGATATGCAGATACGAAACAGACTGCAAGGGACAGTATACAACAGTGGGTTCCGGAGTTTAGAGCTGTCGCTTATGAAGCAATTGATTTGGTTGAAGATTATGTTTTGAGGGTTTCAATTTCAAGCAACGGAGGCTGTTGTACTCTAAAGAGGATTGCTTGCATGGCCACGGAAGGTTATGCCCGTCACAATTTGGGTGTGGAGATTCAAAGTCTCAGAAATAGGATCTCTAATCTCACCAAAAATTTTGGCGAGTATGGGCATGTAATGACCAGAACGGAGGAAGGAGAGTCGAGTGCTCCATCCAGACTGCAACAATTAAGGCGGACTCGCTCCTCTGTGGCCGACAAGGATGTGGTTGAACTGCCTGATGATGTTCAGGTGCTGGTTAAATATTTGCTGAATGAGGTGGCAGAGCACAAAATAAGCGTGGCTTCGATTTTCGGCATGGGTGGTATAGGCAAAACAACTCTTGCTAGAAAGGTGTATCACCATGGAAGATTGAAGGATTATTTTGAAGGTTTTGCTTGGGTTTGTGTGTCACAACAATGGCAACCAAACGATCTCTTGCAAGGCATTCTACTCAAGCTTACACCTGAACAGAGCAATCAGATAATGACGAGCAAACAAGATGGGCTAGAAAGGCTGCTTCAACATCACTTGCAAGATAATAAATGTTTGATAGTCCTCGACGACCTTTGGTCAACGGAAGCTTGGGATTGTCTAAAAGACGTAATCCCAGTTTCGGAGGATGGATCCAAAATTTTGCTCACAACTCGTAATGAAGACGTCGCAGCATATGTTGGTCCAAATGGTTATCACCACAAACTGCGTTGTTTGACCGAGGAAGAAAGTTGGGAGTTGCTACGAAAGAAATCATTGTGGGAGAGTAATGGTGCAG GTTGTGAAGATTTGGGCAAGATGGAAGAGTTAggaaagaaaatgttgaatAACTGTAGAGGTCTTCCACTGGCTTTGGTGGTTTTGGGTGGAATTCTTAGAACTAAAAAAACCCTCAAGGAATGGAAGGAAGTGCATGAGAATATCAAATCCTATCTGGCTAGGGgagaaaaaattggaaaagaaggAGAGGTGCCAAAGATTTTAGCTTACAGTTATTATGACCTCCCTTGGCAACTAAAACCATGCTTCCTTTACTTGGGTAAATTCAGGGAAGATTCCGACATTAGAGCGGAGAGTTTATATCAAATGTGGATGGGAGAAGGTATGATATTTGAGAATGATAGAAGGGAGCAAGAAACGATGATGGATGTTGCAGAGCGTTACTTGAAAGAATTAGCAATAAGATGCATGGTTGAAATTAAAGCATATGAGGAGGGGAAGCATGCAGTAACAAAGTTGGAGTCATGTCGTCTTCATGATCTTATGAGAGATCTATGCTTAGACAAGGCAAAAGAGGAGAATTTGTATAAGCTGGTTGATCGAAGTCCTTCACAAGATTCTCCTCCTACAACTGAAGCACAGTTTGGTTTAGTCCTTCGTTTGCTTCCAGAGGATATCTCTCAATACAAGTTTCCGCCAAAAGAACAAACTAAGCATCTTTGCTCATTCCTGTGTGATCCGTTGGCAGGCAAAGGGCAATTACCTATTCCAGGGGTGAGAATAATGTCCCAAGTCAAGAATTTGAAGATGCTCAGGGTTTTGGCAATGTTATCCTTCAACATGGCCTCCCAAAGTTGTTATCTCAAATCACCTCTGGGATATGTCAGCAAGCTTATCCATTTGAGATGTTTGAGATTGAGAGGTCAGAGTATAAACTTGCCATATTCCTTGGGCAATTTAAAGTACTTGGAAACTCTCGATTTATCTGGTAGTGATAATTCTTGTAGAATACCAAACGTCCTATGGAAATTGGAACGTTTTAGATATCTTTATCTTCCGAACTGGTGGTTGGGCCCTCAGCATAAGTGGGGCCCTCAGCCTAAGCTGCAGTTGAGCAAGCAGCTGGAGATACTTGAATCATTCGATAACAGATTTTGCTATCCTAAAGATGTATGCAAATTATCGAATCTCAGATCTTTCAAAGCAAATGTGTATAAAAATCTCGAGGACCTGGAACGCATCATCAATCATATATCAAACTTGGACTGCTTGCGCATCAGCTCACTTATAATCAGAAGTTGTAATTTTGGCAAAACCAACTCCAACAATTCGAATGACAGCAACGGGAGTTTGGATGTTCTTTCAAGGGTGTTGTTTAGTAGGAATATTCATGAATTAGAGATCAGGAATAGTTTATGCAAGAAGTTGCCAGATTACCAATCCCAAACGGTTCCTCACCCTGCAGGACTTACTCAATTAAGCCTGAGTTATAGCGGAATTGAGGAAGACCCAATGGCAACACTTGAGAAGCTTCCTAAGCTAAGAATACTGGAACTTGGGCCAAAATCTTTTCTGGGCCAAGAAATGAGCTGCCACTCGATGGGATTTCCCCAACTAAAAGATCTCGTGCTTTTTGGTTTGGGAAACTTAATGCAGTGGAAAGTGGATGAGGGGGCCATGCCTAAGCTCTCAGGTTTACGGATTGAGGTCTGTACAACGTTGGAAATGATTCCAGATGGGCTGAGATGTTTGACCACGCTAGAAGAGGTCTCTCTAGCGGGCATGCCTGAGGAATTCAACAATAGAGTTAGGATCGAGAATGGTCAACAAGGAGAAGATTATGATAAAATAAGTCACGTGCCTTCAGTTAAAATCTACAG AAGGGTTAAAGGAGTAATAGGTTATCAAGTAGAAACTGTTTGTCCAAGCAATCCTGTTTAA
- the LOC113719626 gene encoding putative disease resistance protein At1g50180 isoform X2 — MAESLSSTLSSAVQIIGKLVIEEVKFLQGVSERVRLLHDDLKGIQRFLRYADTKQTARDSIQQWVPEFRAVAYEAIDLVEDYVLRVSISSNGGCCTLKRIACMATEGYARHNLGVEIQSLRNRISNLTKNFGEYGHVMTRTEEGESSAPSRLQQLRRTRSSVADKDVVELPDDVQVLVKYLLNEVAEHKISVASIFGMGGIGKTTLARKVYHHGRLKDYFEGFAWVCVSQQWQPNDLLQGILLKLTPEQSNQIMTSKQDGLERLLQHHLQDNKCLIVLDDLWSTEAWDCLKDVIPVSEDGSKILLTTRNEDVAAYVGPNGYHHKLRCLTEEESWELLRKKSLWESNGCEDLGKMEELGKKMLNNCRGLPLALVVLGGILRTKKTLKEWKEVHENIKSYLARGEKIGKEGEVPKILAYSYYDLPWQLKPCFLYLGKFREDSDIRAESLYQMWMGEGMIFENDRREQETMMDVAERYLKELAIRCMVEIKAYEEGKHAVTKLESCRLHDLMRDLCLDKAKEENLYKLVDRSPSQDSPPTTEAQFGLVLRLLPEDISQYKFPPKEQTKHLCSFLCDPLAGKGQLPIPGVRIMSQVKNLKMLRVLAMLSFNMASQSCYLKSPLGYVSKLIHLRCLRLRGQSINLPYSLGNLKYLETLDLSGSDNSCRIPNVLWKLERFRYLYLPNWWLGPQHKWGPQPKLQLSKQLEILESFDNRFCYPKDVCKLSNLRSFKANVYKNLEDLERIINHISNLDCLRISSLIIRSCNFGKTNSNNSNDSNGSLDVLSRVLFSRNIHELEIRNSLCKKLPDYQSQTVPHPAGLTQLSLSYSGIEEDPMATLEKLPKLRILELGPKSFLGQEMSCHSMGFPQLKDLVLFGLGNLMQWKVDEGAMPKLSGLRIEVCTTLEMIPDGLRCLTTLEEVSLAGMPEEFNNRVRIENGQQGEDYDKISHVPSVKIYRRVKGVIGYQVETVCPSNPV; from the exons ATGGCAGAGAGCCTATCCTCAACCCTATCCTCTGCAGTGCAGATTATAGGTAAACTGGTTATTGAAGAAGTAAAGTTTCTACAAGGCGTTAGCGAGAGAGTCAGACTCCTTCATGACGATCTCAAAGGGATACAAAGGTTCTTAAGATATGCAGATACGAAACAGACTGCAAGGGACAGTATACAACAGTGGGTTCCGGAGTTTAGAGCTGTCGCTTATGAAGCAATTGATTTGGTTGAAGATTATGTTTTGAGGGTTTCAATTTCAAGCAACGGAGGCTGTTGTACTCTAAAGAGGATTGCTTGCATGGCCACGGAAGGTTATGCCCGTCACAATTTGGGTGTGGAGATTCAAAGTCTCAGAAATAGGATCTCTAATCTCACCAAAAATTTTGGCGAGTATGGGCATGTAATGACCAGAACGGAGGAAGGAGAGTCGAGTGCTCCATCCAGACTGCAACAATTAAGGCGGACTCGCTCCTCTGTGGCCGACAAGGATGTGGTTGAACTGCCTGATGATGTTCAGGTGCTGGTTAAATATTTGCTGAATGAGGTGGCAGAGCACAAAATAAGCGTGGCTTCGATTTTCGGCATGGGTGGTATAGGCAAAACAACTCTTGCTAGAAAGGTGTATCACCATGGAAGATTGAAGGATTATTTTGAAGGTTTTGCTTGGGTTTGTGTGTCACAACAATGGCAACCAAACGATCTCTTGCAAGGCATTCTACTCAAGCTTACACCTGAACAGAGCAATCAGATAATGACGAGCAAACAAGATGGGCTAGAAAGGCTGCTTCAACATCACTTGCAAGATAATAAATGTTTGATAGTCCTCGACGACCTTTGGTCAACGGAAGCTTGGGATTGTCTAAAAGACGTAATCCCAGTTTCGGAGGATGGATCCAAAATTTTGCTCACAACTCGTAATGAAGACGTCGCAGCATATGTTGGTCCAAATGGTTATCACCACAAACTGCGTTGTTTGACCGAGGAAGAAAGTTGGGAGTTGCTACGAAAGAAATCATTGTGGGAGAGTAATG GTTGTGAAGATTTGGGCAAGATGGAAGAGTTAggaaagaaaatgttgaatAACTGTAGAGGTCTTCCACTGGCTTTGGTGGTTTTGGGTGGAATTCTTAGAACTAAAAAAACCCTCAAGGAATGGAAGGAAGTGCATGAGAATATCAAATCCTATCTGGCTAGGGgagaaaaaattggaaaagaaggAGAGGTGCCAAAGATTTTAGCTTACAGTTATTATGACCTCCCTTGGCAACTAAAACCATGCTTCCTTTACTTGGGTAAATTCAGGGAAGATTCCGACATTAGAGCGGAGAGTTTATATCAAATGTGGATGGGAGAAGGTATGATATTTGAGAATGATAGAAGGGAGCAAGAAACGATGATGGATGTTGCAGAGCGTTACTTGAAAGAATTAGCAATAAGATGCATGGTTGAAATTAAAGCATATGAGGAGGGGAAGCATGCAGTAACAAAGTTGGAGTCATGTCGTCTTCATGATCTTATGAGAGATCTATGCTTAGACAAGGCAAAAGAGGAGAATTTGTATAAGCTGGTTGATCGAAGTCCTTCACAAGATTCTCCTCCTACAACTGAAGCACAGTTTGGTTTAGTCCTTCGTTTGCTTCCAGAGGATATCTCTCAATACAAGTTTCCGCCAAAAGAACAAACTAAGCATCTTTGCTCATTCCTGTGTGATCCGTTGGCAGGCAAAGGGCAATTACCTATTCCAGGGGTGAGAATAATGTCCCAAGTCAAGAATTTGAAGATGCTCAGGGTTTTGGCAATGTTATCCTTCAACATGGCCTCCCAAAGTTGTTATCTCAAATCACCTCTGGGATATGTCAGCAAGCTTATCCATTTGAGATGTTTGAGATTGAGAGGTCAGAGTATAAACTTGCCATATTCCTTGGGCAATTTAAAGTACTTGGAAACTCTCGATTTATCTGGTAGTGATAATTCTTGTAGAATACCAAACGTCCTATGGAAATTGGAACGTTTTAGATATCTTTATCTTCCGAACTGGTGGTTGGGCCCTCAGCATAAGTGGGGCCCTCAGCCTAAGCTGCAGTTGAGCAAGCAGCTGGAGATACTTGAATCATTCGATAACAGATTTTGCTATCCTAAAGATGTATGCAAATTATCGAATCTCAGATCTTTCAAAGCAAATGTGTATAAAAATCTCGAGGACCTGGAACGCATCATCAATCATATATCAAACTTGGACTGCTTGCGCATCAGCTCACTTATAATCAGAAGTTGTAATTTTGGCAAAACCAACTCCAACAATTCGAATGACAGCAACGGGAGTTTGGATGTTCTTTCAAGGGTGTTGTTTAGTAGGAATATTCATGAATTAGAGATCAGGAATAGTTTATGCAAGAAGTTGCCAGATTACCAATCCCAAACGGTTCCTCACCCTGCAGGACTTACTCAATTAAGCCTGAGTTATAGCGGAATTGAGGAAGACCCAATGGCAACACTTGAGAAGCTTCCTAAGCTAAGAATACTGGAACTTGGGCCAAAATCTTTTCTGGGCCAAGAAATGAGCTGCCACTCGATGGGATTTCCCCAACTAAAAGATCTCGTGCTTTTTGGTTTGGGAAACTTAATGCAGTGGAAAGTGGATGAGGGGGCCATGCCTAAGCTCTCAGGTTTACGGATTGAGGTCTGTACAACGTTGGAAATGATTCCAGATGGGCTGAGATGTTTGACCACGCTAGAAGAGGTCTCTCTAGCGGGCATGCCTGAGGAATTCAACAATAGAGTTAGGATCGAGAATGGTCAACAAGGAGAAGATTATGATAAAATAAGTCACGTGCCTTCAGTTAAAATCTACAG AAGGGTTAAAGGAGTAATAGGTTATCAAGTAGAAACTGTTTGTCCAAGCAATCCTGTTTAA
- the LOC113719626 gene encoding putative disease resistance protein At1g50180 isoform X3, whose product MAESLSSTLSSAVQIIGKLVIEEVKFLQGVSERVRLLHDDLKGIQRFLRYADTKQTARDSIQQWVPEFRAVAYEAIDLVEDYVLRVSISSNGGCCTLKRIACMATEGYARHNLGVEIQSLRNRISNLTKNFGEYGHVMTRTEEGESSAPSRLQQLRRTRSSVADKDVVELPDDVQVLVKYLLNEVAEHKISVASIFGMGGIGKTTLARKVYHHGRLKDYFEGFAWVCVSQQWQPNDLLQGILLKLTPEQSNQIMTSKQDGLERLLQHHLQDNKCLIVLDDLWSTEAWDCLKDVIPVSEDGSKILLTTRNEDVAAYVGPNGYHHKLRCLTEEESWELLRKKSLWESNGAGCEDLGKMEELGKKMLNNCRGLPLALVVLGGILRTKKTLKEWKEVHENIKSYLARGEKIGKEGEVPKILAYSYYDLPWQLKPCFLYLGKFREDSDIRAESLYQMWMGEGMIFENDRREQETMMDVAERYLKELAIRCMVEIKAYEEGKHAVTKLESCRLHDLMRDLCLDKAKEENLYKLVDRSPSQDSPPTTEAQFGLVLRLLPEDISQYKFPPKEQTKHLCSFLCDPLAGKGQLPIPGVRIMSQVKNLKMLRVLAMLSFNMASQSCYLKSPLGYVSKLIHLRCLRLRGQSINLPYSLGNLKYLETLDLSGSDNSCRIPNVLWKLERFRYLYLPNWWLGPQHKWGPQPKLQLSKQLEILESFDNRFCYPKDVCKLSNLRSFKANVYKNLEDLERIINHISNLDCLRISSLIIRSCNFGKTNSNNSNDSNGSLDVLSRVLFSRNIHELEIRNSLCKKLPDYQSQTVPHPAGLTQLSLSYSGIEEDPMATLEKLPKLRILELGPKSFLGQEMSCHSMGFPQLKDLVLFGLGNLMQWKVDEGAMPKLSGLRIEVCTTLEMIPDGLRCLTTLEEVSLAGMPEEFNNRVRIENGQQGEDYDKISHVPSVKIYSFHFRISFLKKICKI is encoded by the exons ATGGCAGAGAGCCTATCCTCAACCCTATCCTCTGCAGTGCAGATTATAGGTAAACTGGTTATTGAAGAAGTAAAGTTTCTACAAGGCGTTAGCGAGAGAGTCAGACTCCTTCATGACGATCTCAAAGGGATACAAAGGTTCTTAAGATATGCAGATACGAAACAGACTGCAAGGGACAGTATACAACAGTGGGTTCCGGAGTTTAGAGCTGTCGCTTATGAAGCAATTGATTTGGTTGAAGATTATGTTTTGAGGGTTTCAATTTCAAGCAACGGAGGCTGTTGTACTCTAAAGAGGATTGCTTGCATGGCCACGGAAGGTTATGCCCGTCACAATTTGGGTGTGGAGATTCAAAGTCTCAGAAATAGGATCTCTAATCTCACCAAAAATTTTGGCGAGTATGGGCATGTAATGACCAGAACGGAGGAAGGAGAGTCGAGTGCTCCATCCAGACTGCAACAATTAAGGCGGACTCGCTCCTCTGTGGCCGACAAGGATGTGGTTGAACTGCCTGATGATGTTCAGGTGCTGGTTAAATATTTGCTGAATGAGGTGGCAGAGCACAAAATAAGCGTGGCTTCGATTTTCGGCATGGGTGGTATAGGCAAAACAACTCTTGCTAGAAAGGTGTATCACCATGGAAGATTGAAGGATTATTTTGAAGGTTTTGCTTGGGTTTGTGTGTCACAACAATGGCAACCAAACGATCTCTTGCAAGGCATTCTACTCAAGCTTACACCTGAACAGAGCAATCAGATAATGACGAGCAAACAAGATGGGCTAGAAAGGCTGCTTCAACATCACTTGCAAGATAATAAATGTTTGATAGTCCTCGACGACCTTTGGTCAACGGAAGCTTGGGATTGTCTAAAAGACGTAATCCCAGTTTCGGAGGATGGATCCAAAATTTTGCTCACAACTCGTAATGAAGACGTCGCAGCATATGTTGGTCCAAATGGTTATCACCACAAACTGCGTTGTTTGACCGAGGAAGAAAGTTGGGAGTTGCTACGAAAGAAATCATTGTGGGAGAGTAATGGTGCAG GTTGTGAAGATTTGGGCAAGATGGAAGAGTTAggaaagaaaatgttgaatAACTGTAGAGGTCTTCCACTGGCTTTGGTGGTTTTGGGTGGAATTCTTAGAACTAAAAAAACCCTCAAGGAATGGAAGGAAGTGCATGAGAATATCAAATCCTATCTGGCTAGGGgagaaaaaattggaaaagaaggAGAGGTGCCAAAGATTTTAGCTTACAGTTATTATGACCTCCCTTGGCAACTAAAACCATGCTTCCTTTACTTGGGTAAATTCAGGGAAGATTCCGACATTAGAGCGGAGAGTTTATATCAAATGTGGATGGGAGAAGGTATGATATTTGAGAATGATAGAAGGGAGCAAGAAACGATGATGGATGTTGCAGAGCGTTACTTGAAAGAATTAGCAATAAGATGCATGGTTGAAATTAAAGCATATGAGGAGGGGAAGCATGCAGTAACAAAGTTGGAGTCATGTCGTCTTCATGATCTTATGAGAGATCTATGCTTAGACAAGGCAAAAGAGGAGAATTTGTATAAGCTGGTTGATCGAAGTCCTTCACAAGATTCTCCTCCTACAACTGAAGCACAGTTTGGTTTAGTCCTTCGTTTGCTTCCAGAGGATATCTCTCAATACAAGTTTCCGCCAAAAGAACAAACTAAGCATCTTTGCTCATTCCTGTGTGATCCGTTGGCAGGCAAAGGGCAATTACCTATTCCAGGGGTGAGAATAATGTCCCAAGTCAAGAATTTGAAGATGCTCAGGGTTTTGGCAATGTTATCCTTCAACATGGCCTCCCAAAGTTGTTATCTCAAATCACCTCTGGGATATGTCAGCAAGCTTATCCATTTGAGATGTTTGAGATTGAGAGGTCAGAGTATAAACTTGCCATATTCCTTGGGCAATTTAAAGTACTTGGAAACTCTCGATTTATCTGGTAGTGATAATTCTTGTAGAATACCAAACGTCCTATGGAAATTGGAACGTTTTAGATATCTTTATCTTCCGAACTGGTGGTTGGGCCCTCAGCATAAGTGGGGCCCTCAGCCTAAGCTGCAGTTGAGCAAGCAGCTGGAGATACTTGAATCATTCGATAACAGATTTTGCTATCCTAAAGATGTATGCAAATTATCGAATCTCAGATCTTTCAAAGCAAATGTGTATAAAAATCTCGAGGACCTGGAACGCATCATCAATCATATATCAAACTTGGACTGCTTGCGCATCAGCTCACTTATAATCAGAAGTTGTAATTTTGGCAAAACCAACTCCAACAATTCGAATGACAGCAACGGGAGTTTGGATGTTCTTTCAAGGGTGTTGTTTAGTAGGAATATTCATGAATTAGAGATCAGGAATAGTTTATGCAAGAAGTTGCCAGATTACCAATCCCAAACGGTTCCTCACCCTGCAGGACTTACTCAATTAAGCCTGAGTTATAGCGGAATTGAGGAAGACCCAATGGCAACACTTGAGAAGCTTCCTAAGCTAAGAATACTGGAACTTGGGCCAAAATCTTTTCTGGGCCAAGAAATGAGCTGCCACTCGATGGGATTTCCCCAACTAAAAGATCTCGTGCTTTTTGGTTTGGGAAACTTAATGCAGTGGAAAGTGGATGAGGGGGCCATGCCTAAGCTCTCAGGTTTACGGATTGAGGTCTGTACAACGTTGGAAATGATTCCAGATGGGCTGAGATGTTTGACCACGCTAGAAGAGGTCTCTCTAGCGGGCATGCCTGAGGAATTCAACAATAGAGTTAGGATCGAGAATGGTCAACAAGGAGAAGATTATGATAAAATAAGTCACGTGCCTTCAGTTAAAATCTACAG TTTTCACTTCCGTATCAGctttttgaagaaaatttgtAAGATTTAA